Proteins encoded in a region of the Chryseobacterium piperi genome:
- a CDS encoding aminotransferase-like domain-containing protein, whose protein sequence is MNKEFLYTEITNGLASQIRNGLLKPGDKLPSVRNLCHEHQISMNTAKRVFLELESQSLIESKPQSGYFVSPSLSVKLPLPEISRPSLIANNNEPDELISTVYENMGKSNLTLFSIAIPSGDLLPQAKLKKEIINATRELKSGGAEYEELQGNLKLRRMVAQRSLSWGGNFNENDLITTNGGMNALSFCLMALGKPGDTIAIESPCYPGILQLATGLGLKVLELPTHPAHGIEIEALKKAIPDIDICLLIPNFNTPLGSCMSDEHKKEVVKLLAENGIPLIEDDVYGDIYFGAHRPKCCKSFDKEGNVLYCSSISKTLAPGYRVGWIAPGKYKDKILKLKLLHSTSSISIVNEAVANFLKTGRYDKHLQQLRRTLQSNYQNYVQTIVESFPEGTKISRPQGGLSLWIEFDKTIQTRKLYDLAIKQDISIAPGRMFSLQDQFENCMRLCIGLPWSETIQEKLKQVGVLAKTI, encoded by the coding sequence ATGAACAAAGAATTTTTATATACCGAAATTACCAATGGACTCGCTTCTCAAATTAGAAACGGCCTCCTGAAGCCGGGAGATAAACTTCCTTCGGTACGAAACCTATGTCATGAGCATCAGATAAGTATGAATACCGCAAAGCGCGTATTCCTCGAATTGGAATCCCAATCTCTGATAGAATCCAAACCACAATCGGGCTATTTTGTGAGCCCGTCACTTTCTGTAAAACTACCCTTACCCGAAATAAGCCGCCCATCTTTAATTGCCAATAACAATGAACCCGATGAACTGATCAGTACGGTGTACGAAAATATGGGAAAAAGTAATCTTACTCTTTTCTCAATCGCGATTCCATCAGGTGATTTGCTTCCTCAGGCCAAACTTAAAAAAGAGATTATCAATGCAACCAGAGAACTTAAATCAGGAGGTGCAGAATATGAAGAGCTTCAGGGAAATTTAAAGTTAAGAAGAATGGTTGCCCAAAGATCATTGTCATGGGGTGGAAACTTTAATGAAAATGATCTGATCACCACAAATGGCGGAATGAATGCTTTGTCTTTTTGCCTAATGGCTTTAGGTAAACCTGGAGATACGATTGCTATAGAAAGCCCTTGCTATCCTGGGATTTTACAGCTGGCTACAGGTTTGGGGCTTAAAGTATTGGAACTTCCCACCCATCCTGCCCATGGAATTGAAATTGAAGCTCTTAAAAAAGCGATTCCAGATATTGATATCTGTTTGTTGATTCCTAATTTTAATACTCCCTTGGGAAGCTGCATGTCCGATGAACATAAAAAAGAAGTCGTAAAACTCCTTGCAGAAAACGGCATTCCCCTTATTGAAGATGATGTATATGGAGATATTTATTTTGGAGCACACCGTCCTAAATGCTGCAAATCTTTTGATAAAGAAGGAAATGTTTTGTACTGCAGTTCTATTTCCAAAACCCTGGCTCCAGGATATCGTGTCGGTTGGATAGCCCCCGGAAAATATAAAGATAAAATATTGAAGCTTAAGTTACTGCATTCCACATCATCGATTTCTATTGTCAATGAAGCTGTCGCTAACTTTTTAAAAACGGGACGGTATGACAAACATCTTCAGCAGCTTCGCAGAACATTACAAAGCAATTATCAGAATTATGTACAAACCATTGTGGAATCCTTTCCCGAAGGAACTAAAATAAGCAGACCTCAGGGCGGACTTTCCCTTTGGATAGAATTTGATAAAACCATACAGACCAGGAAATTGTATGATCTGGCTATTAAACAGGATATAAGTATTGCTCCTGGAAGGATGTTCAGCCTTCAGGATCAGTTTGAGAATTGCATGAGACTTTGTATAGGGCTTCCATGGTCTGAAACTATTCAGGAAAAATTAAAACAGGTAGGAGTTCTTGC